A single region of the Fusarium fujikuroi IMI 58289 draft genome, chromosome FFUJ_chr05 genome encodes:
- a CDS encoding putative trichothecene biosynthesis gene, translating to MQSKITLLGLAVHASLAFSIPRPYTCPSISGNKTIDAYQLYPENVDFDTRRCLVYSSVLYNATAVAWDPYRGKIVHTFEAPGLSGDPLLHSSGVRVDTLDRLSVVIDAGAAFDTGGQNIQGDNLLVKFDLVDNSLLWRANLTKATNGVYGGFQDSESDDEGNTFVLGTFPSSLIKVSADGKSVVPWYLVEPANHTIHGFSGISRKGDTLFVTDNTDGQLYTFDIKAAKGKPVRVPTSKNGKALGQNLDGLHLPSLYAGTVLLVSDNTNGTVVLRSSNGKWKSTENLGTISNPYLSQGGFTVASVQISDSIYAVTEFFGDAINGTLPGNRTSFPLRDITEEVETLLRA from the exons ATGCAATCCAAGATCACTCTTCTCGGCTTGGCCGTTCACGCTAGCCTCGCGTTCTCAATCCCTCGTCCTTACACTTGTCCATCGATTTCTGGCAATAAGACGATTGATGCGTACCAGTTGTACCCAGAGAATGTTGACTTCGATACGCGCCGTTGTCTTGTGTACTCCAG CGTCTTGTACAATGCAACTGCTGTCGCCTGGGACCCCTACCGTGGAAAGATAGTGCATACCTTCGAGGCTCCCGGGCTCAGCGGTGACCCTCTCCTCCATTCAAGCGGTGTGCGTGTCGACACTCTGGACCGACTCTCTGTTGTCATCGACGCGGGCGCTGCCTTTGATACCGGTGGCCAGAATATCCAGGGCGACAACTTGCTTGTTAAGTTCGACCTTGTAGACAATTCTTTACTGTGGCGAGCGAACCTGACCAAGGCAACCAATGGTGTATACGGCGGTTTCCAAGACAGCGAaagcgatgatgaaggcAACACTTTCGTTCTCGGAACCTTTCCGAGcagtctcatcaaagtcagcgCAGATGGAAAGTCGGTTGTCCCATGGTATCTCGTCGAGCCAGCCAACCATACCATTCACGGCTTCTCGGGAATTTCCCGCAAAGGCGATACCCTCTTCGTGACCGATAACACGGATGGTCAGCTTTACACATTCGATATCAAGGCAGCGAAGGGCAAGCCGGTTCGTGTTCCGACATCAAAGAATGGCAAAGCCTTGGGTCAGAATCTCGATGGCTTGCATTTGCCCTCACTCTACGCCGGTACTGTTCTTCTGGTCAGTGACAATACCAACGGCACTGTTGTTTTGCGATCCAGCAATGGAAAGTGGAAGTCTACGGAGAATCTCGGAACTATCTCCAATCCTTACCTCAGCCAGGGCGGGTTCACTGTTGCATCTGTGCAGATCTCTGATAGTATTTATGCTGTCACAGAGTTCTTTGGCGATGCTATTAATGGAACCTTGCCTGGCAACAGGACATCTTTCCCCTTACGAGATATTACAGAAGAGGTAGAGACTCTACTCAGAGCTTAG